The Virgibacillus siamensis genome includes a region encoding these proteins:
- a CDS encoding nucleoside deaminase — MDKFMQRAVELAAENVRDGGQPFGAVLVKDNQIVTEGVNELHRHFDVSGHAEMLAIRRAQEKLEVPAMEGYTMYASGEPCPMCLTAMEFAGIDNVYYCATVDDASDAGLGKSKEIYEDLTKPKEERHLNMIHMPLEEGQENPMKLWKDKS; from the coding sequence TTGGATAAGTTTATGCAGCGGGCCGTTGAACTGGCGGCTGAAAATGTTCGGGATGGCGGGCAGCCTTTTGGTGCAGTTTTGGTGAAGGACAATCAGATCGTAACAGAAGGTGTGAATGAACTGCACAGGCATTTTGATGTCAGCGGGCATGCCGAAATGCTTGCAATCAGACGTGCACAGGAAAAATTGGAAGTACCTGCAATGGAAGGCTATACGATGTATGCAAGTGGTGAGCCTTGCCCGATGTGTCTGACTGCAATGGAATTTGCGGGAATTGATAATGTATATTATTGTGCAACGGTTGATGACGCGAGTGACGCCGGCCTTGGAAAATCAAAAGAAATTTATGAAGACCTGACGAAACCAAAAGAGGAACGCCACTTAAACATGATTCATATGCCTTTGGAAGAGGGGCAGGAGAATCCGATGAAGTTGTGGAAAGACAAATCCTGA
- the trpD gene encoding anthranilate phosphoribosyltransferase — MKSYIEKLLNKQDLSIEEMKDAALNCFSPEVSDSELASFLTALRAKGETPDEAAGLAAVIRSQSTEATDSLGNVMDNCGTGGDYSNSFNISTTAAFVIAGAGIKIAKHGNRSISSKTGSADVLEELGISLSFSKDHVEKVLTENNIAFLFAPHVHPGMKRITKVRKDLGVPTTFNLIGPLTNPVNLDSQLLGVYRRDMLPMLAAALNQMGRKRAVVVHGAGNMDEASLSGENHITLLDNGNITSFTLHPADVRLPVYANADIQGDTPKENAAILRNVLQGKRGAYYDTVLLNAGLGIFANGKASTIFDGIELARESIESGAALEKLNYLVEYSSNVSKEAI; from the coding sequence ATGAAAAGCTATATTGAAAAGCTGCTGAATAAACAGGATTTAAGCATAGAGGAAATGAAAGACGCTGCATTAAATTGTTTTTCACCCGAGGTCAGCGACAGTGAACTTGCATCATTTCTGACAGCACTACGGGCGAAAGGAGAAACACCAGATGAAGCTGCCGGTCTTGCAGCAGTTATTCGATCCCAGTCAACGGAAGCAACGGATTCGCTTGGAAATGTGATGGATAACTGCGGTACAGGCGGGGATTATTCAAACAGTTTTAATATCAGCACCACGGCAGCATTTGTCATTGCCGGTGCAGGGATAAAGATTGCCAAACACGGGAACAGGAGCATTTCCAGTAAAACCGGCAGTGCGGATGTTTTGGAGGAACTGGGGATATCGTTATCTTTTTCAAAAGACCATGTTGAGAAAGTTTTGACGGAAAATAATATCGCATTTCTGTTTGCGCCCCATGTGCATCCGGGGATGAAACGGATTACGAAAGTCCGAAAAGATCTCGGTGTTCCAACCACCTTTAATCTGATTGGACCGTTAACAAATCCCGTCAACTTGGATTCACAGCTGCTCGGTGTCTACCGCCGGGATATGCTGCCAATGCTTGCTGCAGCATTAAACCAGATGGGAAGAAAGCGGGCTGTCGTTGTGCATGGTGCCGGCAATATGGATGAGGCATCACTTTCAGGTGAGAACCATATTACATTGCTGGACAATGGTAACATCACATCCTTCACCCTTCATCCGGCAGATGTTCGCTTGCCGGTATATGCAAACGCAGATATCCAGGGGGATACTCCCAAAGAAAATGCAGCTATTTTACGGAATGTTTTACAAGGAAAACGCGGCGCTTACTATGATACCGTATTGCTTAATGCGGGACTTGGCATTTTCGCAAACGGGAAAGCATCGACCATATTTGACGGAATTGAATTGGCAAGAGAAAGCATCGAAAGCGGTGCAGCACTGGAAAAATTGAACTATTTGGTGGAATACAGTTCCAATGTTTCTAAGGAGGCTATCTGA
- a CDS encoding cupin domain-containing protein, translating to MHLKLKAGEEIKEHDSPKYVFIFVKSGEVSFTVNGEEQVINTEKVLYMEPNERHALKALTDVSILVMKC from the coding sequence ATGCATCTCAAACTAAAAGCCGGCGAGGAAATAAAAGAGCATGATTCACCAAAATATGTATTCATTTTTGTTAAGAGCGGTGAAGTGTCTTTTACGGTAAATGGTGAGGAGCAGGTGATCAATACTGAGAAGGTATTGTACATGGAACCTAATGAGCGCCATGCCCTTAAGGCGTTAACAGACGTGTCCATCCTCGTTATGAAATGCTGA
- the ddlA gene encoding D-alanine--D-alanine ligase, translating into MEKKKVGIIFGGKSAEHEVSLQSAKNIVDAIDKDKYDVVLLGIDKQGQWHINDESSYLINAENPKLISLNKSNDTVAIVPGQDHNQLIHSANAGLLDQLDVVFPIVHGTLGEDGSLQGMMRLANLPFVGSSVTGSAVCMDKDIAKRLLKGAGINVAKGKAFTSFNRNKIEFARLKDELGVPMFVKPANQGSSVGVSKVSDEADFEKAVDEAFQYDRKIIIEETLIGREVECSVLGNEDPAASVPGEILPQTEFYSYESKYIDETGAELEIPADLPEEIVAKIQEAAIEAFQALECEGLARVDFFLKENGEVYVNEVNTLPGFTKISMYPKLWEVSGIPYPELINRLIELAIDRHQKYSNLKSAVWEDES; encoded by the coding sequence ATGGAAAAGAAAAAGGTCGGTATTATTTTCGGCGGGAAATCCGCTGAGCACGAAGTTTCACTGCAATCAGCGAAAAATATTGTGGATGCAATTGATAAAGATAAATATGATGTTGTGCTGCTTGGAATTGATAAACAGGGTCAATGGCATATTAACGACGAATCATCCTACCTGATTAATGCGGAGAACCCGAAGCTGATCAGTCTGAACAAATCAAATGACACGGTGGCAATTGTTCCGGGACAGGATCATAATCAACTGATTCATTCAGCAAATGCCGGGTTACTTGACCAGTTGGATGTGGTGTTCCCGATTGTCCACGGCACCCTTGGGGAAGATGGCAGCCTGCAGGGAATGATGCGCCTGGCGAATTTGCCGTTTGTCGGTTCGAGTGTTACCGGGTCTGCCGTGTGCATGGATAAGGATATTGCCAAACGTCTGTTGAAAGGTGCAGGCATCAATGTAGCAAAAGGAAAAGCATTTACAAGTTTTAACCGGAACAAAATTGAATTTGCCAGGTTGAAAGATGAACTTGGAGTCCCAATGTTTGTGAAACCGGCAAACCAAGGTTCGTCCGTTGGGGTAAGCAAAGTATCAGATGAGGCCGATTTTGAAAAAGCAGTGGATGAAGCGTTCCAATATGACCGTAAAATCATCATCGAAGAAACACTTATAGGACGTGAAGTGGAATGCTCGGTGCTCGGAAATGAGGACCCCGCCGCATCTGTGCCGGGAGAAATTTTACCACAGACTGAATTTTATTCCTACGAATCGAAGTATATTGATGAAACCGGCGCGGAGCTGGAAATACCAGCAGATCTTCCGGAAGAAATCGTTGCAAAAATTCAGGAGGCTGCGATTGAAGCATTTCAGGCACTGGAATGTGAAGGGCTCGCACGTGTCGATTTCTTTTTAAAAGAGAATGGGGAAGTGTATGTGAACGAAGTGAATACACTCCCGGGCTTCACAAAAATCAGCATGTATCCAAAACTGTGGGAAGTGAGCGGTATCCCGTATCCGGAATTGATTAATCGCTTGATTGAACTGGCCATCGACCGCCACCAAAAATATAGTAATCTGAAAAGTGCTGTCTGGGAAGATGAATCATGA
- the trpE gene encoding anthranilate synthase component I has translation MHTKTIPCKFTEHNADMLTPIGIFNNLTGKKKFLLESSFQHEENGKFSFIGVNPYQEFTSNQDKTTVTNHDKKNTVSYNEPIVSVLQKIFPKSDLQLPFPFFGGAIGYLGYDTVRPFENIGDELPDEVNMADAHFMLYKDVIVFDHRKDKVYLVATNLDDQPEEELDNRLEQLEGALVPSATVNPADDVEIDFQPAIDKQEFMRQVEIAKDYINRGEVLQVVLSQRMKAAFDGDSFSLYRKLRNANPSPYMFYIDFEDYVLLGSSPESLLKSEEDRIVTNPIAGTRRRGGTRDEDQALVKDLITDKKEISEHQMLVDLSRNDFERVCTKDSITVPAYMHVKKYEHVMHMVSEVHGKLAAGYSSIDALIACLPAGTVSGAPRARAMQIINELENVRRGAYGGGVGYINFNYDLNFALTIRSLMINQNQAYLQAGAGIVKESDPEKEYYETLNKAKSLMEIKNEG, from the coding sequence ATGCATACCAAAACAATACCTTGCAAATTTACCGAGCATAATGCGGATATGCTGACACCGATTGGAATATTCAACAATCTGACAGGTAAGAAAAAGTTTCTGCTGGAAAGTTCTTTTCAGCATGAAGAAAATGGTAAATTCTCCTTTATTGGAGTCAATCCATATCAGGAGTTCACGAGTAATCAGGATAAGACGACGGTTACTAATCATGACAAAAAGAACACTGTCAGCTATAACGAACCGATTGTATCTGTTTTACAGAAAATTTTCCCGAAATCAGATCTACAGCTCCCGTTTCCATTTTTCGGCGGGGCAATTGGCTATTTGGGATATGACACCGTCCGTCCATTCGAAAATATCGGAGACGAACTGCCGGATGAGGTGAACATGGCAGATGCGCATTTCATGTTATACAAGGATGTTATCGTATTTGACCATCGAAAGGATAAAGTTTACCTGGTTGCGACAAACCTTGATGATCAGCCGGAAGAGGAGCTGGATAATCGATTGGAACAACTGGAAGGTGCATTGGTCCCATCAGCCACTGTTAATCCGGCAGATGATGTGGAAATTGATTTCCAGCCGGCAATTGACAAACAGGAATTTATGCGGCAAGTGGAAATCGCCAAAGATTACATTAACCGTGGAGAGGTTCTACAGGTTGTGTTGTCGCAACGCATGAAGGCAGCATTTGACGGGGATTCCTTTTCGCTGTACCGGAAACTGCGCAACGCAAATCCTTCCCCGTACATGTTTTACATTGACTTTGAAGACTATGTGCTGCTCGGTTCATCCCCGGAAAGCCTTCTGAAATCGGAGGAAGATCGGATTGTAACAAATCCGATTGCCGGTACAAGACGACGGGGCGGTACAAGAGACGAGGATCAGGCGTTGGTCAAAGATTTAATAACGGACAAAAAGGAAATTTCCGAGCATCAGATGCTTGTTGACCTGAGCAGAAACGATTTTGAACGGGTCTGCACCAAAGACAGCATTACAGTGCCTGCCTATATGCATGTGAAAAAATATGAGCATGTGATGCATATGGTTTCCGAGGTTCATGGCAAGCTTGCAGCCGGATATTCCAGCATTGATGCACTTATCGCCTGTTTGCCGGCCGGTACTGTTTCAGGTGCACCCAGGGCAAGGGCAATGCAGATTATTAATGAGCTCGAAAACGTTCGGCGCGGTGCTTACGGAGGCGGAGTCGGCTACATCAACTTTAATTATGATTTGAATTTTGCCCTGACCATCCGCTCCCTGATGATTAACCAAAACCAGGCATATTTGCAGGCGGGCGCCGGAATTGTTAAGGAATCTGATCCGGAAAAGGAATATTACGAAACGCTAAACAAAGCAAAATCACTGATGGAGATAAAAAATGAAGGATAG
- a CDS encoding nitroreductase family protein, which produces MENTKQSTALATVIRERRAVKKGYNNKPVTEETVLELLEDASWAPTHGMRQPWRFIFVGPDEKEAFAEKVAATYPEERQENRRQYLNEPTAFLVVVMDVPDNQKQWDENFGATACMIQNFWLLAWEQKLGVVWKTNPHIYDPAVKEILNVGEHEKIAGFLHLGYFDEAPVKKDRIPVSDKFTTFKA; this is translated from the coding sequence ATGGAAAATACAAAGCAATCCACAGCTTTGGCGACGGTCATCCGTGAACGCCGTGCAGTCAAAAAAGGCTATAACAATAAACCGGTTACCGAAGAAACAGTATTGGAACTGTTGGAAGATGCAAGCTGGGCACCTACCCACGGAATGCGGCAGCCGTGGAGATTTATTTTTGTCGGACCGGATGAAAAGGAAGCATTCGCCGAAAAAGTCGCTGCCACATATCCGGAAGAACGGCAGGAAAACCGCCGTCAATACCTGAATGAACCAACCGCATTCCTAGTTGTTGTCATGGACGTACCGGATAATCAGAAACAGTGGGATGAAAACTTCGGCGCGACAGCCTGCATGATTCAGAACTTCTGGCTGCTCGCCTGGGAGCAGAAACTCGGCGTTGTCTGGAAAACAAATCCGCATATTTATGATCCGGCAGTGAAAGAGATTTTAAATGTCGGGGAACATGAAAAAATCGCCGGCTTCCTCCATCTCGGTTATTTCGATGAAGCACCAGTCAAAAAAGACAGAATACCAGTTTCAGACAAATTCACAACATTTAAAGCGTAG
- the trpC gene encoding indole-3-glycerol phosphate synthase TrpC: protein MTILDKIIAEKEKEVKELRKKTDQSAPANKKAVAHIADSFRNTDTMNIIAEIKRASPSKGSINAAVNPAEQAQIYESNGAGAISVLTDSTFFKGSMDDVRNVREAVDLPILCKDFFIDTVQIDQAKAAGASVILLIVAALAPDKLRELYDYATNQGLEVLCEVHDAEEMEQAVALDPAIIGINNRNLKTFDVDLATFETLASMVTNPKTVLISESGIKTKEDVIRVQKSGAKGILVGETLMRADNLPAAFQALKIPLPKEGTANAH, encoded by the coding sequence ATGACTATTCTGGATAAAATCATCGCCGAAAAAGAGAAAGAAGTAAAAGAGCTGCGAAAAAAAACAGATCAGTCCGCGCCTGCTAACAAGAAAGCTGTTGCGCACATTGCAGATTCTTTTCGCAATACGGACACAATGAACATTATTGCTGAAATCAAACGTGCATCCCCTTCCAAAGGGTCCATTAATGCGGCTGTCAATCCTGCTGAACAGGCCCAAATATATGAATCAAATGGTGCGGGTGCCATTTCTGTTCTGACCGACAGCACATTTTTCAAAGGCTCCATGGATGATGTGCGAAACGTCCGTGAAGCAGTTGATCTGCCAATACTATGCAAAGACTTTTTCATCGATACTGTCCAGATTGACCAGGCAAAAGCAGCTGGTGCATCAGTTATTTTGCTGATTGTTGCGGCCCTTGCACCGGATAAACTCAGGGAGCTGTACGACTATGCAACCAATCAGGGGCTGGAAGTTCTATGTGAAGTGCATGACGCGGAAGAAATGGAGCAGGCAGTGGCGCTTGATCCTGCGATTATCGGGATTAATAATCGCAATTTGAAAACATTTGATGTCGATTTAGCAACATTTGAAACATTGGCCTCCATGGTAACCAATCCGAAAACGGTGCTGATCAGTGAAAGCGGCATAAAAACGAAAGAAGATGTGATTCGCGTTCAAAAAAGTGGTGCCAAAGGAATTCTTGTTGGAGAAACATTGATGCGCGCCGATAATTTACCGGCAGCATTCCAGGCATTAAAAATTCCATTACCGAAAGAAGGCACTGCAAATGCTCATTAA